A window from Mangifera indica cultivar Alphonso chromosome 2, CATAS_Mindica_2.1, whole genome shotgun sequence encodes these proteins:
- the LOC123209281 gene encoding non-specific phospholipase C1-like, with protein sequence MEYCRRRASLTFIFFIYLIVSSQSLEFNSFRKRHKINGPIKTVVVVVMENRSFDHILGWLKSTRPNIDGLTGKESNRVNVSDPNSEEVFVSDDAIFVDLDPGHSFQAIREQIFGSNETSADEAPMNGFVQQAEGMDPGMAKNVMSGFKPSRVPVYTELANEFAIFDRWFASVPTSTQPNRFYVHSATSHGASSNVRKDLIHGFPQKTIFDSLDENNLTFGIYYQNIPATLFYKSLRKLKHIVKFHDYALKFKLHAKRGKLPNYVVVEQRYFDVNLFPANDDHPSHDVAEGQRFVKEVYETLRSSPQWNEMAVLITYDEHGGFYDHVPTPVSHVPSPDGIVGPDPFYFSFDRLGVRVPTFLISPWIDKGIVIHEPEGPTPYSHYEHSSIPATVKKLFNLKSNFLTKRDAWAGTFEKYFFLRDTPRDDCPVTLPEVKMSLRPWGPKEDAKLSEFQVELIQLASQLNGDYILKTYPYIGESMTVGEGNRYAEDAVKRFLEAGRAALKAGANESAIVTMRPSLTSRSTGGGYSSSM encoded by the exons AGTCCCTCGAGTTTAACAGTTTTCGCAAACGCCACAAAATCAATGGCCCGATCAAGACCGTTGTGGTTGTCGTCATGGAAAACCGCTCTTTCGATCACATCCTTGGCTGGCTCAAGTCAACCCGGCCGAATATCGATGGACTCACCGGGAAAGAGTCAAACCGGGTCAACGTCTCTGACCCCAACTCTGAGGAAGTATTCGTTTCTGATGACGCTATTTTCGTTGACCTCGACCCAGGCCATTCGTTTCAGGCGATCCGGGAACAAATATTCGGGTCGAATGAAACCTCCGCCGACGAGGCTCCGATGAACGGATTCGTGCAGCAAGCGGAGGGTATGGACCCTGGGATGGCGAAAAATGTCATGAGCGGGTTCAAACCCTCCCGTGTGCCGGTTTACACTGAGTTAGCTAACGAGTTCGCAATTTTCGACCGGTGGTTCGCGTCGGTCCCGACTTCGACTCAACCGAACCGGTTCTACGTTCACTCAGCCACGTCACATGGTGCCAGTAGCAACGTCAGGAAAGACCTAATCCACGGCTTTCCTCAGAAAACAATTTTCGACTCACTTGACGAAAATAACCTCACGTTTGGAATATATTACCAAAACATCCCCGCCACTCTGTTCTACAAGTCTCTGAGAAAATTAAAGCACATCGTAAAATTCCACGACTACGCGCTTAAGTTCAAGTTGCACGCAAAGCGCGGGAAGCTGCCGAACTACGTAGTGGTGGAGCAGCGTTACTTTGACGTGAACTTGTTTCCAGCGAACGATGATCACCCGTCGCACGACGTGGCGGAAGGTCAGAGGTTCGTGAAGGAGGTGTACGAGACACTGAGGAGTAGTCCTCAGTGGAACGAAATGGCGGTGTTGATTACGTACGATGAGCACGGGGGGTTTTACGATCACGTGCCCACTCCAGTCTCTCACGTGCCTAGCCCCGATGGAATTGTTGGACCCGACCCTTTTTACTTCTCGTTTGACCGGTTGGGTGTTCGAGTCCCCACTTTTTTGATCTCGCCATGGATTGATAAAGGAATTG TGATCCATGAGCCAGAGGGGCCAACACCATATTCACATTATGAGCATTCCTCAATACCTGCAACTGTAAAGAAACTCTTTAACTTAAAATCCAACTTTTTAACAAAGAGGGATGCTTGGGCTGGCACCTTTGAGAAGTATTTTTTCCTCCGGGATACTCCACGTGATGATTGTCCAG TTACCCTGCCAGAGGTGAAGATGTCACTTAGACCATGGGGACCAAAGGAAGATGCAAAACTCTCAGAGTTCCAAGTTGAATTGATCCAGCTTGCATCACAGTTAAATGGTGATTACATCTTGAAAACTTACCCATATATTGGCGAAAGCATGACAGTGGGTGAAGGCAACAGATATGCAGAAGATGCTGTCAAGAGATTCCTGGAAGCTGGAAGGGCTGCTTTAAAAGCTGGAGCCAATGAATCTGCCATTGTAACAATGAGACCTTCCCTCACTAGCCGATCTACAGGAGGAGGTTACAGCAGCTCTATGTAA
- the LOC123209282 gene encoding ammonium transporter 1 member 3, whose protein sequence is MMEVSWEKSVTDSINTVYLLFSAYLVFVMQLGFAMLCAGSVRAKNAMNIMLTNVVDAVVGSISYYLFGFAFAFGDGSGANPFIGTSFFALKDIPNSTYDYSYFLYQWAFAIAVAGITSGSIAERTQFSAYLVFSFFLSGFVYPVVVHWIWSSSGWLSPSSSDLLFGSGAIDFAGSGVVHLVGGIAGLWGSLIEGPRVGRFDAFGKPVPMRGHNATLVVLGTFLLWFGWFGFNPGSFDQILVAYPSTTDQGNWTGVGRTAVTTTLAGSTAGLVTLFGRRLLVGHWDALDVCNGLLGGFVAITSGCSVVEPWAAIVCGFVSAWVLIGLNILALKLNFDDPLEAAQLHGGCGAWGLIFTGLFAKEEFVIQAYNSGESGVERPYGLLMGGGWGLIGAQVIELLVIVGWVSVTMGPLFYALHKLSVLRIPIEEEIAGLDISSHGGYAYAAHPEESHPRFYLDYMRLQDSNRN, encoded by the coding sequence ATGATGGAGGTTTCTTGGGAAAAAAGTGTCACAGACTCTATTAACACTGTTTATCTTCTCTTTTCTGCGTATTTAGTCTTTGTCATGCAACTTGGTTTTGCCATGCTATGCGCTGGCTCAGTCCGAGCCAAAAATGCCATGAACATCATGCTTacaaatgttgttgatgctGTTGTTGGTAGCATTTCGTATTACCTCTTTGGCTTTGCTTTTGCATTTGGTGATGGCTCTGGTGCTAACCCTTTCATTGGCACAAGCTTCTTTGCTCTCAAAGATATTCCCAATAGCACTTATGACTATAGCTATTTCCTTTATCAATGGGCTTTTGCCATAGCTGTTGCAGGAATCACCAGTGGCTCCATAGCTGAGAGAACCCAGTTCAGTGCTTAccttgttttttcatttttccttagTGGGTTTGTGTACCCAGTTGTGGTTCACTGGATTTGGTCATCCAGTGGTTGGCTTAGCCCTAGTTCAAGTGACTTGCTGTTTGGTTCTGGTGCTATTGACTTTGCTGGCAGTGGTGTGGTGCATTTAGTAGGTGGCATTGCTGGGCTTTGGGGTTCTCTGATTGAAGGCCCTCGTGTGGGCCGTTTTGATGCATTTGGCAAGCCTGTGCCAATGCGTGGGCACAATGCGACCTTAGTGGTTCTTGGCACATTCTTGTTGTGGTTTGGTTGGTTTGGGTTCAATCCTGGCTCATTTGATCAAATTCTTGTGGCTTATCCTTCCACCACTGATCAAGGTAACTGGACTGGAGTTGGTAGGACTGCAGTTACAACAACATTAGCCGGGTCAACAGCCGGACTTGTAACACTGTTCGGCCGGCGATTACTAGTCGGCCATTGGGATGCACTGGATGTTTGCAATGGGTTGCTCGGTGGGTTTGTTGCAATCACTTCGGGCTGTTCAGTGGTTGAGCCATGGGCTGCTATTGTTTGTGGGTTCGTTTCAGCTTGGGTCTTGATTGGGCTCAACATTTTGGCACTGAAACTGAACTTTGATGACCCATTAGAGGCAGCCCAATTGCATGGTGGGTGTGGCGCTTGGGGTTTGATATTCACAGGGTTGTTTGCCAAAGAGGAATTTGTGATTCAAGCTTATAATTCAGGAGAGAGTGGTGTAGAGAGACCCTATGGTCTCCTCATGGGTGGGGGCTGGGGTCTAATTGGAGCACAAGTGATTGAGCTTTTGGTGATCGTGGGATGGGTTAGTGTAACAATGGGACCTCTTTTCTATGCGCTTCATAAGCTAAGTGTTCTTAGAATCCCTATCGAAGAAGAAATTGCAGGGCTTGATATATCCAGCCATGGAGGATATGCTTATGCTGCTCATCCAGAAGAAAGCCACCCTCGCTTTTATTTAGATTATATGCGGTTACAAGATAGTAACCGTAACTAG
- the LOC123209284 gene encoding E3 ubiquitin-protein ligase AIRP2 isoform X2 translates to MGKSSFKDSLKALEADIQHANTLALDYPRETDGARLQMRLSYSPAAQFFLFLVQWTDCHLAGALGLLRILIYMTYADGKTTMSVQERKASIREFYGVIFPSLLQLQKGITDLEDRKQKDLCNLKYRRKDELERGKCSEIDMEREVECGICMEMNNKVVLPNCSHSLCLKCYRDW, encoded by the exons ATGGGAAAGTCATCTTTCAAAGATTCTCTCAAAGCGCTCGAAGCTGATATTCAGCACGCCAACACTCT GGCTTTGGATTATCCGAGGGAGACGGATGGAGCCCGTCTTCAGATGAGACTATCCTACAGTCCAGCAGCTcaattttttctgtttcttgTTCAGTGGACTGACTGTCACCTAGCTGGCGCCCTTGGTTTACTTAGAATTCTTATTTATATG ACTTATGCTGATGGCAAGACCACCATGTCTGTTCAAGAAAGGAAAGCGAGTATCAGAGAATTTTATG GGGTGATATTTCCTTCTTTGTTGCAACTTCAAAAGGGCATCACAGATTTGGAAGATCGGAAACAAAAAGATTTATGTAATCTCAAGTACAGAAGGAAGGACGAATTGGAAAGGGGGAAGTGCTCTGAAATTGACATGGAAAGGGAAGTGGAATGTGGGATATGTATGGAAATGAACAACAAGGTTGTATTGCCTAATTGCAGCCATTCTTTATGTTTGAAATGTTATCGGGATTG GTGA
- the LOC123209284 gene encoding E3 ubiquitin-protein ligase AIRP2 isoform X1, whose amino-acid sequence MGKSSFKDSLKALEADIQHANTLALDYPRETDGARLQMRLSYSPAAQFFLFLVQWTDCHLAGALGLLRILIYMTYADGKTTMSVQERKASIREFYGVIFPSLLQLQKGITDLEDRKQKDLCNLKYRRKDELERGKCSEIDMEREVECGICMEMNNKVVLPNCSHSLCLKCYRDWRGRSQSCPFCRDSLRRVNSGDLWIYTDKCEIVDLSAILRENCKRLFMYIDKLPLIIPDHVFVPHDCHVR is encoded by the exons ATGGGAAAGTCATCTTTCAAAGATTCTCTCAAAGCGCTCGAAGCTGATATTCAGCACGCCAACACTCT GGCTTTGGATTATCCGAGGGAGACGGATGGAGCCCGTCTTCAGATGAGACTATCCTACAGTCCAGCAGCTcaattttttctgtttcttgTTCAGTGGACTGACTGTCACCTAGCTGGCGCCCTTGGTTTACTTAGAATTCTTATTTATATG ACTTATGCTGATGGCAAGACCACCATGTCTGTTCAAGAAAGGAAAGCGAGTATCAGAGAATTTTATG GGGTGATATTTCCTTCTTTGTTGCAACTTCAAAAGGGCATCACAGATTTGGAAGATCGGAAACAAAAAGATTTATGTAATCTCAAGTACAGAAGGAAGGACGAATTGGAAAGGGGGAAGTGCTCTGAAATTGACATGGAAAGGGAAGTGGAATGTGGGATATGTATGGAAATGAACAACAAGGTTGTATTGCCTAATTGCAGCCATTCTTTATGTTTGAAATGTTATCGGGATTG GCGAGGACGGTCCCAGTCATGTCCCTTTTGTCGGGATAGTCTCAGAAGGGTCAACTCAGGCGACCTCTGGATATACACCGATAAGTGTGAAATTGTTGATCTATCTGCGATTTTAAGAGAGAACTGTAAAAGGCTGTTCATGTACATTGATAAATTGCCACTAATTATTCCAGATCACGTCTTTGTTCCCCATGATTGTCACGTTAGGTGA
- the LOC123209283 gene encoding dehydrodolichyl diphosphate synthase 2, with protein MLSLYVNSPIPNTLSPFKLNSSRPQRRLFSSVSLRRLQVKASSAEVAFGEEEKYSNEIPEGLSREAMPKHVAVIMDGNVRWARQRGLPSSAGHQAGVESLRQLIELCSRWGVKVLTVFAFSYDNWVRPKVEVDFLMSLFERSIKTEIDGFIREGIRISVIGDSSKLPTTLQQLISDAEEATKENSNFQFIVAVSYSGKYDIIQACKGIAQKVKDGIVELDNIDETLVEQELETNCTKHPSPDLLIRTSGELRVSNFLLWQLAYTEFSFVQTLWPDFGKDDFVDALTAFQKRNRRYGGRDS; from the exons ATGCTATCCTTGTACGTGAATTCTCCAATCCCAAACACTCTTAGTCCTTTCAAACTCAACTCTTCACGCCCCCAAAGACGCCTCTTCTCCTCCGTTTCTCTTCGAAGGCTTCAAGTAAAAGCGAGCTCCGCAGAAGTAGCTTTCggagaagaagagaaatattcaaatgagattCCGGAGGGACTGAGCAGAGAGGCTATGCCAAAACATGTGGCGGTGATAATGGATGGAAATGTACGGTGGGCTCGGCAGCGAGGGCTGCCTTCCTCGGCGGGACACCAGGCTGGTGTTGAGTCGTTGAGACAGCTAATTGAGCTTTGTTCTAGATGGGGGGTTAAAGTATTAACCGTCTTCGCATTTTCTTATGACAATTGGGTTCGCCCAAAG GTGGAGGTTGATTTCTTGATGAGTCTGTTCGAAAGATCAATAAAAACCGAAATCGATGGTTTCATAAG GGAAGGCATTCGAATATCTGTGATAGGAGATTCCTCCAAACTCCCCACAACTCTCCAGCAACTCATAAGTGATGCAGAGGAGGCCACAAAAGAGAATTCAAACTTCCAATTCATTGTGGCAGTAAGCTACAGTGGGAAATACGACATTATCCAAGCATGCAAAGGGATTGCTCAGAAAGTGAAGGACGGCATTGTTGAACTAGACAATATTGATGAAACTCTAGTCGAGCAAGAGCTGGAAACGAACTGTACCAAGCATCCCTCCCCAGACTTGTTAATTCGAACCAGTGGTGAACTCAGAGTCAGTAACTTCTTACTGTGGCAATTGGCATACACAGAATTCTCCTTTGTTCAAACACTCTGGCCAGATTTTGGAAAGGATGATTTTGTAGATGCCTTAACTGCCTTCCAGAAAAGGAATCGGCGCTACGGTGGAAGAGATTCCTGA
- the LOC123209820 gene encoding protein DAMAGED DNA-BINDING 2 isoform X2: MASQTRRMAFPKVVIERDSDTEQSSSDDEGQAEEEEGPLSESESEEEDVKENLVEEKSKEKCDEKKKGKATITISLKKVCKVCKRAGHEAGFKGATYVDCPMKPCFLCKMPGHTTMTCPHRVAIEHGVTPAPHRNTHNTLEYVFERELRPRMPLIKPPYLIPDEVNCAVIRYHSRRVTCLEFHPTKNNILLSGDKKGQVGVWDFYKVSEKMVYGNIHTCIVNNMRFNPTNDGAVYAASSDGTISCTDLETGIALSLMNLNPDGWQGPSKWRMLYGMDINPEKNVVLVADNFGFLYFNSRSGEAILIHKKGSKVVGLHCNPIQPELLLSCGNDHFARIWDMRRLEAGSSLYNLPHKRVVNSAYFSPFSGSKILTTSQDNRLRIWDSIFGNLESPSREIVHSHDFNRHLTPFRAEWDPKDPSESLAVIGRYISENYDGTALHPIDFIDISTGQLVAEVMDRNISTISPVNKLHPRDDVLASGSSRSIIIWRPKEKLEVGDLRDERKIIVCGPAEKKRKFGDESDDSDDDKFKMKGKNIKPKKSRTKLTPNNLKRKC, from the exons ATGGCCTCGCAAACTAGAAGAATGGCGTTTCCGAAAGTGGTGATTGAGAGAGACTCGGATACTGAGCAGAGTTCATCAGATGACGAAGGACAAGCAGAAGAAGAGGAGGGCCCACTATCAGAATCTGaatcagaagaagaagatgtaaaagaaaatttagttgAAGAGAAGAGTAAAGAAAAGTgtgatgaaaagaaaaaggggaAAGCAACCATCACTATTAGCCTCAAGAAAGTTTGCAAA GTTTGCAAGAGGGCAGGTCATGAAGCAGGGTTTAAAGGGGCAACGTACGTTGACTGTCCAATGAAACCTTGCTTTCTTTGCAAAATGCCAG gTCATACTACGATGACTTGTCCGCATAGAGTTGCTATTGAGCATGGGGTCACACCAGCACCCCATAGAAATACCCACAATACATTGGAATATGTTTTTGAACGCGAGCTCAGACCAAGGATGCCTCTT ATAAAGCCACCATATCTGATCCCAGATGAAGTGAACTGTGCAGTTATCAGATACCATAGTAGACGTGTGACATGCCTTGAGTTCCATCCAACCAAAAATAATATCCTGTTATCTGGAGATAAG AAAGGACAAGTTGGAGTCTGGGATTTTTATAAAGTATCTGAAAAGATGGTTTATGGGAACATACATACCTGTATAGTCAATAACATGAG ATTTAACCCTACAAATGATGGTGCAGTGTATGCTGCATCCTCAGATGGAACCATTAGTTGCACTGACTTAGAGACTGGAATTGCATTATCTTTGATGAACCTAAACCCTGATGGGTGGCAG GGTCCAAGCAAGTGGAGGATGCTTTATGGCATGGATATTAACCCAGAGAAAAATGTTGTACTTGTTGCTGACAATTTTGGTTTTCTCTACTT CAATAGCAGAAGTGGGGAGGCAATTCTAATCCACAAGAAAGGTAGCAAAGTGGTTGGACTACACTGTAATCCTATTCAACCTGAGCTTCTTTTAAGTTGTGGAAATGATCACTTT GCTCGTATCTGGGATATGCGGCGATTGGAAGCTGGATCTTCCCTTTACAACCTTCCTCACAAACGCGTTGTTAACTCTGCATATTTCTCTCCATTTTCTGGCAGCAAAATTCTTACAACATCACAAGACAACCGACTTCGTATATGGGATTCTATCTTTGGCAATTTGGAGTCCCCAAGCAGAGAAATTGTGCACAGTCATGATTTTAATCGTCATCTGACTCCTTTTCGAGCTGAATGGGACCCAAAG GATCCATCAGAGTCACTAGCAGTTATTGGCCGTTACATAAGTGAAAATTATGATGGAACTGCCCTGCATCCCATTGATTTCATTGACATCAGCACAGGACAATTAGTTGCTGAAGTAATGGATCGGAACATTTCAACCATTAGTCCAGTGAACAAGCTACATCCTCGGGATGATGTTTTGGCATCCGGCAGTTCAAG GTCTATTATCATTTGGAGGCCAAAAGAGAAGTTGGAGGTTGGGGATCTGAGGGATGAAAGAAAGATTATTGTTTGTGGACCAGCAGAGAAAAAGCGGAAATTTGGTGATGAAAGTGATGATTCTGATGATgacaaattcaaaatgaaagGCAAGAATATTAAGCCCAAGAAGTCTCGGACTAAGTTAACTCCCAATAATCTGAAGCGCAAATGCTAA
- the LOC123209820 gene encoding protein DAMAGED DNA-BINDING 2 isoform X1 produces MASQTRRMAFPKVVIERDSDTEQSSSDDEGQAEEEEGPLSESESEEEDVKENLVEEKSKEKCDEKKKGKATITISLKKVCKVCKRAGHEAGFKGATYVDCPMKPCFLCKMPGHTTMTCPHRVAIEHGVTPAPHRNTHNTLEYVFERELRPRMPLIKPPYLIPDEVNCAVIRYHSRRVTCLEFHPTKNNILLSGDKKGQVGVWDFYKVSEKMVYGNIHTCIVNNMRFNPTNDGAVYAASSDGTISCTDLETGIALSLMNLNPDGWQGPSKWRMLYGMDINPEKNVVLVADNFGFLYLVDVRSNSRSGEAILIHKKGSKVVGLHCNPIQPELLLSCGNDHFARIWDMRRLEAGSSLYNLPHKRVVNSAYFSPFSGSKILTTSQDNRLRIWDSIFGNLESPSREIVHSHDFNRHLTPFRAEWDPKDPSESLAVIGRYISENYDGTALHPIDFIDISTGQLVAEVMDRNISTISPVNKLHPRDDVLASGSSRSIIIWRPKEKLEVGDLRDERKIIVCGPAEKKRKFGDESDDSDDDKFKMKGKNIKPKKSRTKLTPNNLKRKC; encoded by the exons ATGGCCTCGCAAACTAGAAGAATGGCGTTTCCGAAAGTGGTGATTGAGAGAGACTCGGATACTGAGCAGAGTTCATCAGATGACGAAGGACAAGCAGAAGAAGAGGAGGGCCCACTATCAGAATCTGaatcagaagaagaagatgtaaaagaaaatttagttgAAGAGAAGAGTAAAGAAAAGTgtgatgaaaagaaaaaggggaAAGCAACCATCACTATTAGCCTCAAGAAAGTTTGCAAA GTTTGCAAGAGGGCAGGTCATGAAGCAGGGTTTAAAGGGGCAACGTACGTTGACTGTCCAATGAAACCTTGCTTTCTTTGCAAAATGCCAG gTCATACTACGATGACTTGTCCGCATAGAGTTGCTATTGAGCATGGGGTCACACCAGCACCCCATAGAAATACCCACAATACATTGGAATATGTTTTTGAACGCGAGCTCAGACCAAGGATGCCTCTT ATAAAGCCACCATATCTGATCCCAGATGAAGTGAACTGTGCAGTTATCAGATACCATAGTAGACGTGTGACATGCCTTGAGTTCCATCCAACCAAAAATAATATCCTGTTATCTGGAGATAAG AAAGGACAAGTTGGAGTCTGGGATTTTTATAAAGTATCTGAAAAGATGGTTTATGGGAACATACATACCTGTATAGTCAATAACATGAG ATTTAACCCTACAAATGATGGTGCAGTGTATGCTGCATCCTCAGATGGAACCATTAGTTGCACTGACTTAGAGACTGGAATTGCATTATCTTTGATGAACCTAAACCCTGATGGGTGGCAG GGTCCAAGCAAGTGGAGGATGCTTTATGGCATGGATATTAACCCAGAGAAAAATGTTGTACTTGTTGCTGACAATTTTGGTTTTCTCTACTT AGTGGATGTGCGCAGCAATAGCAGAAGTGGGGAGGCAATTCTAATCCACAAGAAAGGTAGCAAAGTGGTTGGACTACACTGTAATCCTATTCAACCTGAGCTTCTTTTAAGTTGTGGAAATGATCACTTT GCTCGTATCTGGGATATGCGGCGATTGGAAGCTGGATCTTCCCTTTACAACCTTCCTCACAAACGCGTTGTTAACTCTGCATATTTCTCTCCATTTTCTGGCAGCAAAATTCTTACAACATCACAAGACAACCGACTTCGTATATGGGATTCTATCTTTGGCAATTTGGAGTCCCCAAGCAGAGAAATTGTGCACAGTCATGATTTTAATCGTCATCTGACTCCTTTTCGAGCTGAATGGGACCCAAAG GATCCATCAGAGTCACTAGCAGTTATTGGCCGTTACATAAGTGAAAATTATGATGGAACTGCCCTGCATCCCATTGATTTCATTGACATCAGCACAGGACAATTAGTTGCTGAAGTAATGGATCGGAACATTTCAACCATTAGTCCAGTGAACAAGCTACATCCTCGGGATGATGTTTTGGCATCCGGCAGTTCAAG GTCTATTATCATTTGGAGGCCAAAAGAGAAGTTGGAGGTTGGGGATCTGAGGGATGAAAGAAAGATTATTGTTTGTGGACCAGCAGAGAAAAAGCGGAAATTTGGTGATGAAAGTGATGATTCTGATGATgacaaattcaaaatgaaagGCAAGAATATTAAGCCCAAGAAGTCTCGGACTAAGTTAACTCCCAATAATCTGAAGCGCAAATGCTAA
- the LOC123209820 gene encoding protein DAMAGED DNA-BINDING 2 isoform X3, translated as MKPCFLCKMPGHTTMTCPHRVAIEHGVTPAPHRNTHNTLEYVFERELRPRMPLIKPPYLIPDEVNCAVIRYHSRRVTCLEFHPTKNNILLSGDKKGQVGVWDFYKVSEKMVYGNIHTCIVNNMRFNPTNDGAVYAASSDGTISCTDLETGIALSLMNLNPDGWQGPSKWRMLYGMDINPEKNVVLVADNFGFLYLVDVRSNSRSGEAILIHKKGSKVVGLHCNPIQPELLLSCGNDHFARIWDMRRLEAGSSLYNLPHKRVVNSAYFSPFSGSKILTTSQDNRLRIWDSIFGNLESPSREIVHSHDFNRHLTPFRAEWDPKDPSESLAVIGRYISENYDGTALHPIDFIDISTGQLVAEVMDRNISTISPVNKLHPRDDVLASGSSRSIIIWRPKEKLEVGDLRDERKIIVCGPAEKKRKFGDESDDSDDDKFKMKGKNIKPKKSRTKLTPNNLKRKC; from the exons ATGAAACCTTGCTTTCTTTGCAAAATGCCAG gTCATACTACGATGACTTGTCCGCATAGAGTTGCTATTGAGCATGGGGTCACACCAGCACCCCATAGAAATACCCACAATACATTGGAATATGTTTTTGAACGCGAGCTCAGACCAAGGATGCCTCTT ATAAAGCCACCATATCTGATCCCAGATGAAGTGAACTGTGCAGTTATCAGATACCATAGTAGACGTGTGACATGCCTTGAGTTCCATCCAACCAAAAATAATATCCTGTTATCTGGAGATAAG AAAGGACAAGTTGGAGTCTGGGATTTTTATAAAGTATCTGAAAAGATGGTTTATGGGAACATACATACCTGTATAGTCAATAACATGAG ATTTAACCCTACAAATGATGGTGCAGTGTATGCTGCATCCTCAGATGGAACCATTAGTTGCACTGACTTAGAGACTGGAATTGCATTATCTTTGATGAACCTAAACCCTGATGGGTGGCAG GGTCCAAGCAAGTGGAGGATGCTTTATGGCATGGATATTAACCCAGAGAAAAATGTTGTACTTGTTGCTGACAATTTTGGTTTTCTCTACTT AGTGGATGTGCGCAGCAATAGCAGAAGTGGGGAGGCAATTCTAATCCACAAGAAAGGTAGCAAAGTGGTTGGACTACACTGTAATCCTATTCAACCTGAGCTTCTTTTAAGTTGTGGAAATGATCACTTT GCTCGTATCTGGGATATGCGGCGATTGGAAGCTGGATCTTCCCTTTACAACCTTCCTCACAAACGCGTTGTTAACTCTGCATATTTCTCTCCATTTTCTGGCAGCAAAATTCTTACAACATCACAAGACAACCGACTTCGTATATGGGATTCTATCTTTGGCAATTTGGAGTCCCCAAGCAGAGAAATTGTGCACAGTCATGATTTTAATCGTCATCTGACTCCTTTTCGAGCTGAATGGGACCCAAAG GATCCATCAGAGTCACTAGCAGTTATTGGCCGTTACATAAGTGAAAATTATGATGGAACTGCCCTGCATCCCATTGATTTCATTGACATCAGCACAGGACAATTAGTTGCTGAAGTAATGGATCGGAACATTTCAACCATTAGTCCAGTGAACAAGCTACATCCTCGGGATGATGTTTTGGCATCCGGCAGTTCAAG GTCTATTATCATTTGGAGGCCAAAAGAGAAGTTGGAGGTTGGGGATCTGAGGGATGAAAGAAAGATTATTGTTTGTGGACCAGCAGAGAAAAAGCGGAAATTTGGTGATGAAAGTGATGATTCTGATGATgacaaattcaaaatgaaagGCAAGAATATTAAGCCCAAGAAGTCTCGGACTAAGTTAACTCCCAATAATCTGAAGCGCAAATGCTAA